From the Rhodoferax mekongensis genome, one window contains:
- a CDS encoding ABC transporter ATP-binding protein — protein MASVSLQNISKRYGNNAPVLHNINLEIEHGELVVLVGPSGCGKSTLLRVLCGLEDISSGELRIGDDLVNDLPPAERGIAMVFQSYALYPHMTVYRNMSFGLKIHGANKADIDKRVRDAAKVLHIDHLLERLPRELSGGQRQRVAIGRAIVREPRLFLFDEPLSNLDAALRAKTRIELARLHRDLGATMVYVTHDQVEAMTLGDKIVVLSEGHVQQAGTPLTLYQQPANRFVATFIGSPTINLLPARVVEVLDGGARLLLGNGSKVLATVDSSQLQVGESVEVGLRPEHCEVLPAGVAPAADDTALDAEITLVEHLGESNLLYLKMDDGQELIVRGDGNAEVRLGDSVIVRAAPSALYLFKADGTACTRLNPGNMRSAHAR, from the coding sequence ATGGCAAGCGTTTCCCTTCAAAACATCAGCAAGCGCTACGGCAACAACGCGCCGGTGCTGCACAACATCAACCTCGAGATCGAGCACGGCGAACTGGTGGTGCTGGTCGGCCCCAGCGGCTGCGGCAAGTCCACCTTGCTGCGCGTGCTCTGCGGGCTGGAAGACATCAGCAGCGGCGAGCTGCGCATAGGTGACGACCTGGTCAACGACCTGCCGCCCGCCGAGCGCGGTATCGCCATGGTGTTCCAGAGCTATGCGCTCTACCCGCACATGACGGTGTACCGCAACATGTCCTTCGGGCTCAAGATCCACGGCGCCAACAAGGCTGACATTGACAAACGGGTACGTGATGCCGCCAAGGTGCTGCACATCGACCACCTGCTGGAGCGACTGCCCCGCGAGCTCTCGGGCGGGCAGCGCCAGCGTGTGGCCATCGGCCGCGCCATCGTGCGCGAGCCGCGCCTGTTTTTGTTTGACGAGCCGCTCTCCAACCTGGACGCTGCGCTGCGCGCCAAGACCCGCATCGAGCTGGCCCGCCTGCACCGCGACCTGGGCGCCACCATGGTCTATGTGACCCACGACCAGGTGGAAGCCATGACGCTGGGCGACAAAATTGTGGTGCTCAGCGAAGGCCATGTGCAGCAGGCCGGCACCCCGCTCACGCTGTACCAACAGCCTGCCAACCGTTTTGTGGCGACCTTCATCGGCTCGCCCACCATCAACCTGTTGCCGGCCCGTGTGGTGGAAGTGCTCGACGGTGGCGCCCGCCTGCTGTTGGGCAACGGCAGCAAGGTGCTGGCCACGGTGGACAGCAGCCAGCTGCAAGTGGGTGAGAGTGTGGAAGTGGGCCTGCGCCCCGAGCACTGCGAAGTGCTGCCCGCCGGTGTGGCGCCTGCGGCGGACGACACGGCGCTGGATGCCGAGATCACGCTGGTCGAGCACCTGGGCGAGTCCAACCTGCTCTACTTGAAGATGGACGACGGGCAAGAGCTGATCGTGCGGGGTGACGGCAATGCCGAAGTGCGTCTGGGCGACTCGGTCATCGTGCGTGCGGCACCGTCAGCCTTGTACCTTTTCAAGGCTGATGGCACGGCGTGCACCCGCCTGAACCCCGGCAACATGCGCTCGGCCCATGCACGTTGA
- a CDS encoding ABC transporter ATP-binding protein, giving the protein MIHVSGLVFDYLGHRALHGVSVDIPQGTVTALVGPNGAGKSTLMRCMAGLDTPLAGTITVGGVDVQEHPREVHTKLGYLSDFFGLYQDLTVEQCLHYAAASQGIAESRVPKRVKEVARFLNLENKLQSLASNLSRGQRQRVAIGQAIVHMPQVLLLDEPASGLDPEARADLSALFRNLQSHGMTLVVSSHILSELDEYCTHILSIRDGRVSRFASLATTATGSEGVVKALVQVQLAAPAPQLAQALAAYEVAHLDASGATPTTVYLPAGDLAARAALLAKLTAEGVPVCAFQEVRTSLQMSYGQADSHHSSGAAP; this is encoded by the coding sequence ATGATTCACGTGAGTGGTTTGGTCTTTGACTACCTGGGGCACCGCGCCCTGCATGGGGTCTCGGTGGATATCCCGCAGGGCACGGTCACCGCCCTGGTGGGCCCCAATGGTGCCGGCAAGTCCACGCTGATGCGCTGCATGGCCGGGCTGGACACGCCGCTGGCCGGCACCATCACGGTGGGTGGTGTGGATGTGCAGGAGCACCCGCGCGAGGTGCACACCAAGCTGGGTTACCTCTCCGACTTCTTTGGCCTCTACCAGGACCTCACGGTGGAGCAGTGCCTGCACTATGCCGCCGCGTCGCAGGGCATTGCTGAAAGCCGCGTGCCCAAGCGCGTCAAGGAAGTGGCCCGCTTCCTGAATCTGGAAAACAAGCTGCAAAGCTTGGCCAGCAACCTCTCGCGCGGGCAGCGCCAGCGGGTAGCGATCGGCCAGGCCATCGTGCACATGCCGCAGGTGCTGCTGCTCGACGAGCCCGCCAGTGGTCTGGACCCGGAAGCGCGCGCCGACCTGTCGGCCTTGTTCCGCAACCTGCAGTCCCATGGCATGACGCTGGTGGTGTCCAGCCACATCCTGAGCGAGCTGGATGAGTACTGCACCCACATTCTCTCCATCCGCGACGGGCGGGTCAGCCGCTTTGCCAGCCTGGCGACGACTGCCACCGGCAGCGAAGGCGTGGTCAAGGCGCTGGTGCAGGTGCAGCTGGCTGCGCCCGCGCCGCAACTGGCCCAAGCGCTGGCCGCTTATGAAGTGGCGCACCTGGATGCGAGTGGCGCTACGCCCACGACGGTGTACCTGCCTGCCGGCGACCTGGCCGCACGCGCGGCCTTGCTGGCCAAGCTCACTGCAGAGGGTGTGCCCGTATGTGCCTTTCAGGAAGTACGCACCAGCCTGCAGATGAGCTACGGCCAAGCCGATTCCCACCACTCCTCGGGAGCTGCACCATGA
- a CDS encoding D-hexose-6-phosphate mutarotase, whose amino-acid sequence MHVQTLMMEGAPAVQLQGPTGDTVTVLLRGAQVISWVDATGVERLYRSPLSPLDGPQPVRGGVPVIFPQFSGRGPMVRHGFARTSLWEWLPADAAGAEPQLVFRMQHAAHETPLWPHDCACTLTVALVPAGLRMTLAVHNTGNSPLSFHAALHTYLEVGDVARSTLTGVLPQGEVLSLAEPIDHLFESVPGPFALRSPATALDLVHEGFTDAVVWNPGPQAVIADLPAGGYARFLCVEAASVGVPVQLAPGAHWQGSQCLFIAT is encoded by the coding sequence ATGCATGTTCAAACTTTGATGATGGAAGGGGCACCCGCAGTTCAGCTGCAGGGCCCCACCGGCGATACGGTCACCGTGCTCTTGCGTGGTGCCCAGGTGATTTCGTGGGTGGATGCCACGGGTGTGGAGCGTTTGTACCGCAGCCCGCTCTCGCCGCTGGACGGGCCGCAGCCTGTGCGGGGCGGCGTGCCGGTGATTTTTCCGCAGTTCTCCGGACGTGGCCCCATGGTGCGCCACGGATTTGCACGCACCAGCCTGTGGGAGTGGCTGCCAGCGGATGCGGCTGGGGCCGAGCCTCAGCTGGTCTTCCGCATGCAGCACGCCGCGCACGAGACGCCGCTGTGGCCGCATGACTGTGCATGTACCTTGACTGTGGCCTTGGTGCCGGCCGGTCTGCGCATGACGCTGGCCGTGCACAACACGGGCAACAGCCCCTTGAGCTTTCATGCTGCACTCCACACCTACCTGGAGGTGGGCGACGTTGCCCGGAGCACGCTGACCGGTGTCTTGCCGCAAGGCGAGGTCTTGTCGCTGGCCGAGCCGATTGACCACTTGTTTGAATCCGTGCCTGGCCCGTTTGCCCTGCGCAGCCCTGCCACTGCGCTGGACCTGGTCCACGAAGGCTTTACCGACGCTGTGGTCTGGAACCCCGGGCCGCAGGCCGTGATTGCCGATCTGCCTGCCGGGGGTTATGCCCGTTTCTTGTGTGTGGAGGCTGCTTCTGTGGGCGTGCCGGTGCAGTTGGCGCCGGGCGCGCATTGGCAAGGTAGCCAGTGCCTTTTTATCGCTACCTAG
- a CDS encoding cation diffusion facilitator family transporter, whose translation MQFTEQDDDSEHAPHSAAERAAAASRSTWVSVVVNVVLASAQVIVGTLTKSQALIADGIHSLSDLVSDFVVLFAGHHAKKDADEDHPYGHQRFETAASLALGAILLAVGGGMVWSALQKLESPETIAAPHYVSLWVALGGIATKELLFRYMLRTAKAVKSSLLVANAWHARSDAASSLVVSLGILGSMAGYPLLDPIAALIVGFMVGKMGWSFGWDALHDLMDRAVDEEEVQAIRSTLMATPGVAGVHDVRTRKMGDMVVADAHIEVDAKLTVEEGHNIAVAARNAVLKRHRVLNLMTHVDPAHRPDADHQPVV comes from the coding sequence ATGCAATTCACCGAACAAGACGACGACTCCGAACACGCGCCCCACAGCGCCGCAGAGCGCGCTGCCGCGGCCTCCCGCAGCACTTGGGTGAGCGTGGTGGTGAACGTGGTGTTGGCAAGTGCCCAGGTCATCGTGGGCACGCTCACCAAGTCGCAGGCGTTGATTGCGGACGGCATCCATTCGCTGTCCGATCTGGTGTCGGACTTTGTGGTGCTGTTTGCAGGGCACCATGCCAAAAAAGACGCGGACGAAGACCACCCCTACGGTCACCAGCGCTTCGAGACGGCGGCTTCCCTGGCGCTGGGCGCCATTCTGCTGGCGGTGGGTGGCGGCATGGTCTGGTCGGCCCTGCAAAAGCTCGAATCGCCAGAGACGATCGCCGCGCCCCACTACGTCTCTCTCTGGGTCGCGCTGGGGGGCATTGCCACCAAGGAGCTGTTGTTCCGCTACATGCTACGCACGGCCAAAGCCGTGAAGTCCAGCCTGCTGGTCGCCAACGCGTGGCATGCGCGCTCGGACGCTGCGTCTTCGTTGGTGGTCAGCCTGGGCATTCTGGGCAGCATGGCCGGCTATCCGCTGCTGGATCCGATTGCGGCGCTGATTGTGGGCTTCATGGTGGGCAAGATGGGCTGGAGCTTCGGCTGGGATGCGCTGCACGACCTGATGGACCGCGCGGTGGATGAAGAAGAAGTGCAAGCCATTCGCAGCACCTTGATGGCCACCCCCGGTGTGGCCGGTGTGCACGATGTGCGAACCCGCAAGATGGGCGACATGGTGGTGGCCGACGCCCACATTGAAGTGGACGCCAAACTCACCGTCGAAGAGGGGCACAACATCGCCGTGGCCGCGCGCAACGCCGTGCTCAAGCGCCACCGGGTCCTCAACCTGATGACCCATGTGGACCCGGCCCACCGGCCGGACGCCGACCACCAGCCGGTGGTCTGA
- a CDS encoding SIS domain-containing protein, with amino-acid sequence MTTLMLQEALSSARQVAQQLAGDEGRYAALGLALRALPPQGAVTIARGSSDHAAAYFAYLVMSRTGQLVTSLPMSLLTLYKAPMARQRVLAVSISQSGRSPDLFEPMQVFEKAGATTVALVNDISSPLAQAVDWAMPLHAGPEKSVAATKSFICGLVAGARLAAHWGAHADLLEALKTLPASLEEACQQDWSAAVEPLRTASQLMVIGRGPGLAIAQEAALKFKETCGIQAEAFSGAEVKHGPMALVNDNYPMLIFALRGPAQQSLIALAAEMRGRGARVLLAAPADVPERDLTLSTAPQEDLDPITAIQSFYLLVEAVARARGLDPDQPPHLSKVTSTR; translated from the coding sequence ATGACAACATTGATGTTGCAAGAGGCCCTGTCCTCGGCGCGCCAGGTGGCGCAACAACTGGCGGGCGATGAAGGTCGCTACGCCGCCCTTGGCCTGGCGTTGCGGGCTTTGCCGCCCCAGGGTGCCGTCACCATTGCCCGTGGCAGCTCGGACCACGCGGCTGCCTACTTCGCCTATTTGGTGATGTCGCGCACCGGGCAGCTGGTGACCTCGCTGCCCATGTCATTGCTGACCCTTTACAAGGCGCCCATGGCGCGGCAGCGGGTGCTGGCTGTGTCCATTTCGCAGTCGGGCCGCAGCCCGGACTTGTTTGAACCCATGCAGGTGTTTGAGAAAGCCGGGGCGACCACGGTGGCCCTGGTGAATGACATCAGCTCGCCCCTGGCGCAAGCGGTGGACTGGGCCATGCCCTTGCACGCCGGCCCCGAGAAGAGTGTGGCGGCCACCAAGAGCTTTATCTGCGGCCTGGTAGCCGGTGCACGGCTGGCCGCGCACTGGGGTGCCCATGCAGACTTGCTGGAGGCCTTGAAGACGCTGCCTGCATCGCTGGAAGAGGCCTGCCAGCAGGACTGGAGCGCTGCGGTGGAGCCCTTGCGCACCGCCAGCCAGCTCATGGTGATAGGCCGGGGGCCGGGCCTGGCGATTGCGCAGGAGGCGGCCCTCAAGTTCAAGGAAACCTGTGGCATTCAGGCCGAGGCCTTCAGCGGGGCTGAGGTCAAACACGGCCCCATGGCGCTGGTGAACGACAACTACCCCATGCTGATCTTTGCCCTGCGCGGCCCGGCCCAGCAAAGCCTGATTGCGTTGGCCGCCGAGATGCGCGGCCGAGGTGCGCGGGTGCTGCTGGCCGCACCGGCCGATGTACCTGAGCGGGACCTCACCCTGAGCACCGCGCCGCAGGAGGACCTGGATCCGATTACGGCGATCCAGAGTTTCTATCTGCTGGTGGAGGCGGTTGCCCGTGCGCGCGGGCTGGACCCCGACCAGCCACCCCATCTCTCGAAAGTCACAAGCACCCGATAA
- a CDS encoding BadF/BadG/BcrA/BcrD ATPase family protein → MHVELLPAHIHYAIGIDGGGTSTRARVVHRSGVVVGEGKAGASGLTQGIGQAWRHIEEAISQATGGRLQAGWPEPVPANCALGLGLAGANNAAWHAECLAADPGYATLKLESDAVTALLGAHGGHPGALVIVGTGAVGLALLPDGQRRTSGGWGFPSGDEGSGADLGLQAVNLTQRALDGRALPGPLTLAVLQATGGTPEALLAWCGAAGQGEYASLTPLIFLHEASDPDAARLLERALHQLEALARALDPTHTLPLVVAGSVGQRLAPRLCALVGASVVPPQGDAMDGALTLCLQ, encoded by the coding sequence ATGCACGTTGAACTGCTGCCGGCACACATTCACTACGCCATTGGCATTGATGGTGGCGGCACCAGTACCCGCGCGCGGGTGGTGCACCGCAGTGGTGTGGTGGTGGGCGAAGGCAAGGCCGGCGCCTCGGGCCTGACCCAGGGCATTGGACAGGCGTGGCGCCACATCGAAGAAGCCATTTCGCAAGCTACCGGGGGCAGGTTGCAAGCCGGCTGGCCCGAGCCGGTGCCGGCCAACTGTGCCTTGGGCTTGGGCTTGGCCGGTGCCAACAATGCGGCGTGGCACGCCGAATGCCTGGCCGCCGATCCGGGCTATGCCACCTTGAAGCTGGAGTCTGATGCTGTCACGGCGCTGTTGGGTGCGCACGGCGGACACCCGGGTGCGCTGGTCATCGTAGGTACCGGCGCGGTGGGCCTGGCCTTGCTGCCGGACGGGCAGCGCCGCACCAGCGGTGGTTGGGGCTTCCCGAGTGGTGATGAGGGCAGTGGCGCGGACTTGGGTCTGCAGGCCGTCAACCTCACCCAGCGTGCGCTGGACGGCCGCGCGTTGCCAGGGCCGCTAACCCTGGCAGTGCTGCAAGCCACTGGTGGCACACCCGAGGCCTTGCTGGCCTGGTGTGGTGCCGCAGGGCAAGGGGAGTACGCCAGCCTCACGCCCCTGATTTTTTTGCACGAGGCTTCCGACCCCGACGCTGCAAGGCTGCTGGAGCGGGCCCTGCACCAGCTCGAAGCCTTGGCCCGTGCCTTAGACCCTACCCACACGCTGCCCTTGGTAGTAGCCGGCAGCGTAGGCCAACGACTGGCGCCCCGGCTCTGTGCTTTGGTGGGCGCGAGTGTGGTGCCACCGCAGGGTGACGCCATGGACGGTGCCCTGACCCTGTGTTTGCAATGA
- a CDS encoding TIGR00645 family protein, producing MTSPESTPKSPKLRPIPNFIFASRWLQLPLYLGLIAAQGVYVFHFWVELVHLLEAAFGSQTALQALVSSIGYKSDVPVPALNETIIMLVVLALIDVVMISNLLIMVIVGGYETFVSRMDLDGHPDQPEWLSHVNASVLKVKLATAIIGISSIHLLKTFINAANYDEKVLIAQTAIHITFLLSAIAIAYTDKLLNSSHQNSGH from the coding sequence ATGACATCTCCTGAATCCACTCCCAAGAGCCCCAAATTGCGCCCTATTCCCAACTTCATTTTTGCCAGCCGCTGGTTGCAGCTGCCCCTGTACCTGGGCTTGATTGCCGCGCAGGGCGTGTACGTGTTTCACTTCTGGGTGGAGCTGGTGCACCTGCTGGAAGCCGCCTTCGGCAGCCAGACCGCGCTGCAGGCGCTCGTAAGCAGCATCGGCTACAAGTCGGATGTGCCGGTCCCTGCGCTGAACGAGACCATCATCATGTTGGTGGTGCTGGCGCTGATTGACGTGGTGATGATCTCCAACCTGCTGATCATGGTGATCGTGGGTGGCTACGAAACTTTTGTGAGCCGCATGGACCTGGACGGCCACCCCGACCAACCCGAGTGGCTCAGCCATGTGAATGCCTCGGTGCTCAAAGTGAAGCTGGCCACCGCCATCATCGGTATCAGCTCCATCCACCTGCTCAAGACCTTTATCAACGCTGCCAATTACGACGAGAAGGTGCTGATTGCCCAGACGGCCATCCACATCACCTTCTTGTTGTCAGCCATTGCCATTGCCTACACCGACAAGCTGCTCAATAGCAGCCACCAGAACTCTGGTCATTGA